From the Halorhabdus utahensis DSM 12940 genome, one window contains:
- a CDS encoding TrmB family transcriptional regulator, which translates to MDAEELQDALENTGLTSYQSDAYLAVLELGVAPAVTVARNCSVPVSQVYKVLRDLEEKGFVETIERDQLHVRPRDPDVVLDELRSTGQLLQQAADDIEDRWEQPKLYDDNGGVVKHQETLLERAKEAIAESDTLIEMVLSPEQFETLHPALVSARENGVIVRVTLYDNQDTDELATHLDVEAAVSELRLSYIPGPFLAVVDRGRCFFIPDASISDQHGLLVEDETLSFIFHWYFYTCNWALNDRAYVDAASGWTYVTLEGFVRDFTVLLDGGLDVSITAIGYDNEKRELRTVAGRVTDVTYTDDFRTSGPPSLEQLSGSLSVLLDLGPETYSIGSWGAVYEDMEVHRIEIDDISLSVTDDTEDLTPVHPVPQG; encoded by the coding sequence ATGGATGCGGAGGAACTTCAGGATGCGCTGGAGAACACCGGACTGACCTCGTATCAGTCGGACGCGTATCTCGCGGTTCTGGAACTCGGGGTAGCGCCAGCGGTTACGGTCGCTCGTAACTGCTCCGTTCCCGTTTCCCAGGTCTACAAAGTTTTGCGTGATCTCGAGGAGAAAGGCTTCGTCGAGACGATCGAACGTGACCAGCTTCACGTCCGCCCACGCGATCCGGACGTGGTGCTCGACGAACTCCGGTCGACTGGCCAGTTACTCCAGCAAGCGGCCGACGACATCGAGGACCGCTGGGAGCAACCGAAGCTCTACGACGACAACGGCGGTGTCGTCAAACATCAGGAAACGCTTTTAGAGCGGGCAAAAGAGGCAATCGCCGAGAGCGATACCCTCATCGAGATGGTACTGTCGCCCGAGCAGTTCGAGACGCTCCATCCGGCGCTCGTGAGTGCGCGGGAGAACGGCGTCATCGTCAGGGTGACGCTGTACGACAACCAGGATACCGACGAACTTGCGACCCACCTCGACGTCGAGGCGGCCGTCTCGGAACTTCGGTTATCCTACATTCCTGGTCCGTTCCTGGCTGTCGTCGACCGTGGCCGGTGTTTCTTCATCCCGGACGCCAGTATCTCCGATCAGCACGGACTGCTGGTCGAAGACGAGACGCTGTCCTTTATCTTCCACTGGTACTTTTATACCTGCAACTGGGCGCTCAACGATCGGGCGTACGTCGACGCCGCCAGCGGGTGGACCTACGTCACGCTTGAAGGCTTCGTCAGGGACTTCACGGTGCTCCTCGACGGTGGGCTGGACGTGTCGATCACGGCGATCGGGTACGACAACGAGAAGCGCGAACTTCGGACCGTCGCCGGTCGTGTCACTGACGTCACCTACACCGACGACTTCCGGACAAGCGGGCCGCCGTCGCTCGAACAGCTCTCCGGGTCGCTTTCCGTCCTGCTGGATCTCGGGCCGGAAACCTACTCGATCGGCAGCTGGGGCGCGGTCTACGAGGACATGGAAGTCCATCGGATCGAGATCGACGACATCTCGCTGTCGGTCACAGACGACACCGAGGACCTGACACCCGTCCATCCCGTTCCCCAGGGCTAG
- a CDS encoding J domain-containing protein has translation MQRSRFIIALAVAFGAMTVALAIAGALYNLAILAPAGLFGAVTYLLWMHGTGRLAARVYRRVEQQAATNGGPSGPSGAAETRRQESTGRTRRSRRTGSRRTTDRRRGTSATRPDRSEPEEMSRREASRVLDVEMGADQETIKRAYRERVKDVHPDAADGDTQAFKRVRTAYERLEE, from the coding sequence GTGCAACGTTCGCGGTTCATCATCGCCCTTGCCGTGGCGTTCGGCGCGATGACGGTCGCCCTCGCCATCGCGGGAGCACTGTATAACCTCGCGATTCTCGCTCCTGCAGGGCTGTTCGGTGCGGTGACGTACCTCCTCTGGATGCACGGAACCGGCCGGCTGGCCGCCCGCGTCTACCGCCGGGTCGAGCAACAGGCGGCGACCAACGGCGGCCCGTCCGGCCCGTCGGGCGCAGCAGAGACCCGGAGACAGGAGTCGACCGGTCGAACGCGGCGGTCACGACGCACCGGGAGTCGGCGGACGACTGACCGCCGGCGAGGCACGAGCGCGACGCGTCCGGATCGCTCGGAACCGGAGGAGATGTCTCGACGGGAAGCCTCTCGCGTCCTTGACGTCGAAATGGGGGCCGACCAGGAGACGATCAAGCGAGCGTACCGCGAACGGGTCAAGGACGTCCATCCCGACGCCGCCGACGGTGATACGCAAGCGTTCAAGCGCGTCCGGACCGCCTACGAGCGCCTCGAAGAGTGA
- the serA gene encoding phosphoglycerate dehydrogenase has protein sequence MKVLVTDPIDDAGLARLRSAGLDVETDFDIDTAGVLEKIADVDAMLIRGTEITREVFENAPNLKIVSRAGIGVDNIDIPAATDHGVIVANAPRGNVYAAAEHTIGLAFNAAKQIPQAHMQVQAGGWDGASFDALELGDMTAGIVGLGRLGQEVAWRLDNLGMDLLAYDPYLGEARARQMGIELVELDELLERVDMLSVQARLTDETRGLIGPEEIDRFAGDLIVLTSRGGIVDEPALADAVESGEIAAAGVDVFSTEPPEDNPLLDVENVVVTPHLGAKTHNAQVNVAVTAADSIISALEGDLVQNALNLSSTDASSDPRTRGYVDVAETASKIALRLFEGRVESIEIEYAGDLADEDTNLVTAAVFNPFGWQDVVVDAPTRIAEQRGIQVVESKRRETEDYQSLVSITVSDGVRELTVSGTLFGDNEPRLVEIDGFRVDATPYGHMLISRNRDEPGVIGALGSVFGEYDVNIAGMANARESIDGEAMSVYNLDDPVTPELLEELESDTRVTGVTAIDLD, from the coding sequence ATGAAGGTACTGGTCACGGACCCGATCGACGACGCCGGGCTGGCACGCCTCCGGAGTGCCGGCCTCGACGTCGAGACCGACTTCGACATCGACACGGCGGGCGTCCTCGAGAAGATCGCGGACGTCGACGCCATGCTCATCCGCGGGACGGAGATTACCCGCGAAGTCTTCGAGAACGCGCCCAATCTCAAGATCGTCTCGCGGGCGGGCATCGGCGTCGACAACATCGACATCCCCGCGGCGACCGACCACGGCGTCATCGTCGCCAACGCCCCCCGCGGGAACGTCTACGCCGCCGCCGAGCACACGATCGGCCTGGCCTTTAACGCCGCCAAGCAGATCCCACAGGCCCACATGCAGGTCCAGGCCGGCGGGTGGGACGGTGCGTCCTTCGACGCGCTCGAACTCGGCGACATGACTGCCGGGATCGTCGGCCTCGGCCGGCTGGGCCAGGAGGTCGCCTGGCGGCTCGACAACCTCGGCATGGATCTGCTCGCCTACGATCCATATCTCGGCGAGGCCCGGGCCCGCCAGATGGGCATCGAACTGGTCGAACTCGACGAACTCCTCGAACGCGTCGACATGCTGTCGGTCCAGGCCCGCCTCACCGACGAGACCCGCGGGCTGATCGGGCCCGAGGAGATCGACCGCTTCGCCGGCGACCTGATCGTGTTGACCTCCCGTGGCGGTATCGTCGACGAGCCGGCGCTCGCCGACGCCGTCGAGTCCGGCGAGATCGCGGCCGCCGGCGTGGACGTCTTCTCGACGGAGCCGCCCGAGGACAACCCGCTGCTCGACGTCGAGAACGTCGTCGTGACGCCACACCTCGGCGCGAAGACCCACAACGCCCAGGTCAACGTCGCCGTCACGGCCGCCGACAGCATCATCTCGGCGCTGGAGGGCGACCTCGTCCAGAACGCGCTGAACCTCTCCTCGACGGACGCGAGTTCCGATCCCCGCACCCGAGGCTACGTCGACGTCGCCGAGACGGCAAGCAAGATCGCCCTCCGACTCTTCGAGGGTCGCGTCGAGTCGATCGAGATCGAGTACGCGGGCGACCTCGCCGACGAGGACACCAATCTGGTCACGGCCGCGGTGTTCAACCCCTTCGGCTGGCAGGATGTCGTCGTCGACGCGCCGACCCGGATTGCCGAACAGCGCGGCATCCAGGTCGTCGAGAGCAAGCGCCGCGAGACCGAGGACTACCAGAGTCTGGTGTCGATCACGGTCAGCGACGGGGTGCGCGAACTCACTGTCAGCGGGACGCTGTTCGGCGACAACGAACCCCGACTGGTCGAGATCGACGGGTTCAGAGTCGACGCGACGCCATACGGCCACATGCTGATCTCGCGCAACCGCGACGAACCTGGTGTCATCGGCGCGCTCGGCAGCGTCTTCGGCGAGTACGACGTCAACATCGCCGGCATGGCTAACGCCCGCGAGTCGATCGACGGCGAAGCGATGTCGGTGTACAACCTCGACGATCCCGTGACGCCCGAGCTCCTCGAAGAACTCGAATCGGATACCCGTGTCACGGGCGTGACGGCGATCGACCTGGATTAA
- a CDS encoding M48 family metallopeptidase codes for MLVYHALFVTLLAGTTGFFTALAALNVRHAERTVDEEGDFVTDRLGIDDPEELLAYNRLGTALGHLQTWMMLVVVLLVLYSGLYADAVAALEATGWPPFVRGTVFVVGTVLALQALSLPFDVVETFVVEDLFDFNQQTLRLYIRDQLVSLLVMVVLVGVLATAVFLAMDALGELWWVAAWALFVGFSLLMQVLYPRVIAPLFNDFDPIESGDLHDAVTDVFDRAGFDTDAIYEMDASRRSSHANAYFIGFGRTKRVVLFDTLIEQLSIPSVQAVLAHELAHYDRGHIWKQLGASALWMGALLFGASLLVEATWLYEMFGIAGQPVYAGLVLAVLWLVPVAQLSAPLTNRLSLAHEREADAFAVEVMGAEPMADALADLTSENLSNPFPHPLYETFHYDHPPVPKRLQHIRTLADESAKAEA; via the coding sequence ATGCTCGTCTATCATGCGCTCTTCGTCACGTTACTTGCTGGTACGACCGGCTTCTTTACCGCGCTCGCCGCGTTGAACGTCCGGCACGCTGAACGGACCGTCGACGAGGAGGGAGATTTCGTGACTGATCGTCTCGGAATCGACGATCCCGAGGAATTGCTCGCGTACAACCGACTGGGAACGGCGCTGGGCCACCTCCAGACCTGGATGATGCTCGTCGTCGTGTTGCTGGTACTGTACTCGGGCCTCTATGCCGATGCCGTTGCGGCCCTGGAGGCGACTGGCTGGCCACCCTTCGTTCGCGGGACTGTCTTCGTCGTTGGTACCGTCCTCGCGCTCCAGGCGCTCTCGCTCCCGTTCGACGTCGTCGAGACGTTCGTCGTCGAGGACCTCTTCGACTTCAATCAACAGACGCTACGGCTGTACATCCGGGATCAACTCGTCTCGCTTCTCGTGATGGTGGTGCTGGTCGGCGTCCTCGCTACGGCGGTGTTTCTCGCCATGGATGCTCTCGGCGAGTTGTGGTGGGTCGCCGCCTGGGCGTTGTTCGTCGGCTTTTCCTTGCTCATGCAGGTCCTGTACCCACGCGTGATCGCGCCGCTGTTCAACGACTTCGACCCGATCGAGTCCGGCGATCTCCACGACGCAGTGACTGACGTCTTCGATCGCGCGGGCTTCGACACCGACGCGATCTACGAGATGGACGCCAGCCGTCGATCGTCCCACGCCAACGCCTACTTCATCGGCTTCGGTCGGACCAAGCGAGTCGTGCTGTTCGACACCCTGATCGAGCAGTTGTCGATCCCCTCGGTGCAGGCAGTCCTCGCCCACGAACTCGCCCACTACGACCGTGGGCACATCTGGAAGCAACTCGGTGCGAGCGCCCTCTGGATGGGTGCCCTGCTGTTCGGCGCGTCGCTGTTGGTCGAGGCCACGTGGCTCTATGAGATGTTCGGCATTGCCGGCCAGCCGGTCTACGCCGGTCTCGTGTTGGCCGTGCTGTGGCTCGTGCCCGTCGCCCAGCTTTCGGCGCCGCTCACCAACCGATTGTCACTCGCCCACGAACGCGAGGCCGACGCCTTCGCCGTCGAGGTGATGGGTGCCGAGCCGATGGCCGACGCACTCGCCGATCTGACGAGCGAGAACCTCTCGAACCCGTTCCCGCACCCGCTCTATGAAACCTTCCACTACGATCACCCACCCGTGCCGAAACGGCTGCAGCACATCCGAACGCTGGCCGACGAATCCGCAAAAGCTGAGGCTTAA
- a CDS encoding NAD+ synthase, which produces MSETEAIAKGDSPLDLSLSAAELDARREHITDFIADQLDAAGVDRAVLGLSGGVDSSLVAHLAVEAIGAENLHGLVMPSSVNDEATMSDAERVAMELGIEYDVIEINPIVDTFLDAYPEAEGEKMAVGNVRVRARAVLNYLVANTENALVLGTGNRTESLTGYFTKYGDGAVDCHPIANLYKQQVRQLARHVGVPQEIAERTPTAGMWVDQTDEGELGVEYDTLDSILALAIEGEVGTSATARIVGVDREIVERVRDLFEQSGHKRSMPPAPAKL; this is translated from the coding sequence ATGTCAGAAACCGAGGCGATCGCGAAAGGGGACTCGCCACTCGACCTCTCGCTTTCGGCCGCAGAACTCGACGCGCGACGTGAGCACATCACCGACTTCATCGCTGATCAACTCGATGCCGCCGGCGTCGACCGGGCGGTGCTGGGGCTCTCCGGTGGCGTCGACAGCTCCCTCGTCGCACACCTCGCCGTCGAGGCCATCGGGGCCGAGAACCTCCACGGGCTGGTCATGCCGAGTTCAGTCAACGACGAGGCGACGATGAGCGACGCCGAGCGAGTCGCGATGGAATTGGGCATCGAATACGACGTCATCGAAATCAACCCAATCGTCGATACGTTCCTCGACGCCTATCCGGAAGCCGAAGGCGAAAAGATGGCAGTCGGCAACGTTCGCGTCCGTGCGCGTGCAGTGCTAAATTATCTCGTCGCCAACACCGAGAACGCACTGGTACTGGGGACGGGCAATCGGACCGAATCGCTGACCGGCTACTTCACGAAGTACGGCGACGGGGCCGTCGACTGCCACCCGATCGCGAACCTTTACAAACAGCAGGTCCGCCAGCTGGCCCGCCACGTTGGGGTCCCCCAGGAGATCGCCGAGCGCACGCCGACCGCCGGCATGTGGGTCGACCAGACTGACGAGGGTGAACTCGGCGTCGAATACGACACCCTCGATTCGATCCTCGCGCTGGCGATCGAAGGGGAAGTCGGGACGAGTGCGACGGCCAGGATCGTCGGCGTGGATCGAGAGATCGTCGAGCGCGTGCGAGACCTCTTCGAGCAAAGTGGCCACAAGCGGTCGATGCCACCAGCACCGGCGAAACTGTAG
- a CDS encoding MFS transporter, which produces MNNRQRWTVAIFTFVVGDAIALQMRGAVLPEVAADFDVPEALLGLVAPAGTLGFLLAVLVVGLAAGHLPVRRTMLAGLGVAMAALLSMAVAPIYVVFLGFLLIQGTADGVGRALDRPALSHLYPAQRGRTFNLYAMAWAVGGASAPILANVVIDVADWRYVFPIVAVLFVVPVVLLARSADLESAANERRLTVSGLREMVRDPAVLGMAAALVFSGGVEGSIFTWLPYFASEHVTKSQANMVLSAFLVTYIPARAAYGLVIERYDYLVVTFVLAICTAPLVYLAFTTTSVTVFVLAILATGVGVSSFFPTLSAFGVDEHPEYSGPVSAIATGGNYLGISVFPAVVGLLSTYIGLGTALSLLAGAFVCLGAIIAITAWVTRRGAVA; this is translated from the coding sequence GTGAACAATCGGCAGCGCTGGACGGTCGCCATCTTCACCTTCGTGGTCGGCGACGCCATTGCCCTCCAGATGCGAGGAGCCGTCCTCCCGGAGGTGGCAGCAGACTTCGACGTGCCGGAAGCGCTCCTTGGGCTGGTTGCGCCGGCCGGGACGCTCGGCTTTCTGCTGGCCGTGCTGGTCGTCGGACTGGCCGCCGGGCATCTGCCGGTCCGACGGACGATGCTCGCAGGGCTGGGGGTGGCGATGGCGGCGCTCCTCTCGATGGCCGTCGCACCGATATACGTGGTCTTTCTGGGCTTTCTGCTGATCCAGGGGACGGCCGACGGCGTCGGTCGTGCGCTGGATCGACCCGCCCTGAGTCACCTCTATCCCGCCCAGCGCGGGCGGACGTTCAACCTCTACGCGATGGCGTGGGCTGTCGGCGGTGCCAGCGCGCCGATCCTGGCGAACGTCGTCATCGACGTCGCGGACTGGCGATACGTCTTTCCCATCGTGGCCGTCCTGTTCGTCGTGCCAGTCGTCCTGCTGGCTCGATCGGCGGATCTGGAGTCGGCGGCCAACGAGCGGCGGCTGACCGTCTCCGGGCTTCGGGAGATGGTACGCGATCCGGCCGTCCTCGGCATGGCCGCGGCCCTCGTCTTCAGCGGCGGCGTCGAGGGGTCTATTTTCACGTGGCTCCCCTATTTCGCCAGCGAGCACGTCACGAAATCGCAGGCGAACATGGTGCTGTCGGCGTTTCTGGTCACGTATATTCCAGCCAGGGCAGCCTACGGACTCGTGATCGAACGCTACGATTATCTCGTGGTGACGTTCGTCCTGGCAATCTGTACCGCACCACTCGTCTACCTGGCGTTCACGACGACGTCCGTGACGGTGTTCGTCCTTGCGATCCTCGCGACTGGGGTGGGAGTGAGTAGTTTCTTCCCGACCCTCTCGGCCTTTGGCGTCGACGAGCATCCGGAGTACAGCGGGCCTGTCAGCGCCATCGCGACCGGTGGGAACTACCTCGGGATATCGGTGTTTCCGGCAGTCGTCGGCCTGCTCAGCACGTACATCGGGCTCGGGACGGCACTCAGTCTGCTGGCTGGCGCGTTCGTCTGTCTGGGGGCGATCATCGCCATCACTGCCTGGGTGACGCGACGTGGCGCGGTCGCCTGA